In Clostridium thermosuccinogenes, the genomic stretch AACCAAGCAGGCCGATGTTCAGATGGGTGACACTGTTATTGTTATAGGCGGAGGTAATACAGCCATTGACTGCGCCCGCACTGCTTTAAGAAAAGGCGCTAAGTCGGTTAAGCTCATCTACCGCAGAACCCGCGATGAAATGCCTGCTGAGCCCTATGAAGTTGAAGAAGCTCTTCATGAAGGCGTTGAAATGCTCTTCTTGATGGCTCCTACAAGTATTGTTCTAGAAAATGGCAAGAAGAAGCTGCAATGCATCAAAATGCAGCTGGGCGAGCCAGACCGCTCCGGCCGTCGTCGTCCTGTTCCCATAGAGGGCAGCAATTTTGAAATAGAGGCTGATACCATTATTGGCGCTATCGGTCAAAGCACCAATACCCAATTCCTCTACAATGATCTGCCTGTTAAACTGAATAAGTGGGGCGATATTGAAATTGACGGTAAGACCTCCCAGACATCGGAACCAAATATTTTCGCAGGTGGAGACTGTGTCACAGGTCCTGCCACAGTTATCCAGGCTGTTGCCGCAGGCCGCCGTGCTGCCGAAGCTATAGACAGCTTCCTCATGAAGGGATACGTTCAGGAGAGCCATGTGGACTACAGCTGCAGCAGAGGCTCTATGGAAGACCTTCCAAAATGGGATTTCGAGCACTTCCCCAAGCTCGAGCGTGCCAAGATGCCTTCCATTGGCATTAAAGAAAGAGAAGGTAACTTTAAGGAGGTTGAATTAGGGCTTTCTGAAGAAGCTGCTCGCGATGAAGCGCGCCGCTGCTTAAGATGCGGATGTAACCAGCGCTATGACTGTGATTTGAGAAAAGAGGCTTCTGCCCATGATGTTAAGTTTGAAAAACCGATTCATGACAGGCCATATATTCCAATTGTGGACGATCATCCTTTTATCGTTAGAGACCACAATAAGTGTATCTCCTGCGGCCGCTGTATTGCAGCCTGTGCAGAGGTTGAAGGACCCGATGTTCTTGCATTCTACATGAAGCATGGCCGTCAGCTGGTAGGAACAAGAAGTGGTCTTCCACTTAAGGAAACTGATTGTGTCAGCTGCGGACAATGTGTGAATGCTTGTCCCTGTGGAGCATTGGAAGCAAAAAGTGAAAAAGGCAAAGTCTTCAGAGCCATCAATGATCCTTCTAAGACTGTGGTTGCCTTTGTCGCTCCTGCCGTACGAAGCGTTGTTTCTTCCCACTACGGTATTCCTTTTGACAAGGCTTCCGGATTCATGGCAGGACTTCTCAAAAAGCTAGGCTTTGATAAGGTGTTCGACTTCTCCTTTGCTGCTGACTTAACCATTGTGGAGGAGACCACCGAATTTTTAAACCGTGTAGCTAATAAGGGTGTTATGCCCCAGTTTACCTCCTGCTGCCCAGGATGGGTCAATTTCGTTGAGCGGCGTTATCCGGAACTCATTCCCCACCTCTCTACCTGTAAATCACCGCAGCAGATGATGGGCGCCACCGTGAAGAACCATTACTCTAAACTGGCAGGCCTCAATAAAGAAGATCTGTATGTGGTTTCAATCGTTCCTTGTATCGCCAAGAAATATGAGGCTGCTCGTCCTGAATTTGCACCTGATGGAATCCGTGACGTGGATGCAGTGCTGACCTCCACCGAGATGATGCGTATGGCTGAGCTTAAGCGCATTGACACCTCGTCCATTGAACCTCAGGAATTTGATGAGCCTTACAGGCAAGTCACCGGGGCCGGAGTTCTTTTCGGAGCATCAGGCGGTGTTGCTGAAGCAGCTCTGCGTATGGCAGTTGAGAAATTGACAGGCAAGGTAATGACAGAGCACCTGGATTTCGAAGAAGTCAGAGGCTTTGAAGGCTTGAAGGAATCCACTGTTGAAGCCAATGGTACAACCGTTCGCGTAGCAGTCATCAGCGGCCTGCACAATGTGGAACCCATCGCGGAAAAGATTATTCAAGGTATAGATGTGGGTTATGACTTGATTGAAGTTATGGCCTGCCCTGGAGGCTGTATTTGCGGTGCCGGTCATCCTGTTCCGGAGAAGGTAGGAACCCTCGAACAGCGTCAGCAGGTTTTGATTAACATTGACAAGACCTCCACCTACCGCAAATCACAGGAAAACCCTGATATTCTGAACCTGTACAAGGATTTTTATGGGGAAGCTAATTCACCCTTGGCTCATAAACTGCTACATACCCATTATCATGCTGTCAATGGTGATATCCGCTGTGGCACTGTTCGCAAGAAGGCCAATTCTGCCTTTGTGACCCGGCAGATTACTATCTGCACCTGCGATGCATGTTCAGCCAAAGGAGCCAAAGAGCTTTATGCTTCCACCCTTGAGCAAGTGAAAAAGCTCAAAATGGATACTTTTGTTGAGGTTAATACCATCCGCCTTAAGGAAACCCATAACGGTCAGGACCTCTATATCACTCTGGATGGACAGCGTATTGACACCTCAATACTTGAAAATCTTGCACAAAGCCTGAGATAGTTCTATATTGCTTGGAAGTACCGCTTTAAATATTAAAGCCTGTTGGACTTATTCCAGCAGGCTTTTCTTCTTCCAGGCAGTCACCTTAAAGCATCAAAGCACAGTCTCGCGCTGCTCCTGGCTCAAGTCCTCCCTGTGTAAAAATACATGTAGTAGGATAAAATAGAAATATCTGATATGAAATGAAGCGTAACCAAATGGTTTCTCATCTTTCCCCTTGTTCATCATACACACGTCTTTCCCCTTGTTCATCATACACACGCTCGATTAGCTGCTTTTTCACAAAGGTGTGAAGAGCCACCAAGCCTTTATGTCGAAATGCCTATTAGGCAGGGTGGCATCTTACAACCCCCTGCATGCATTTATGTACTCATTTACCTGCTGGCGGTTTACTGTAATATTCATACGCTCGCCATAGCGTTCAAGTTCAGTATAAATCGCATCTGTAAGCGCAAAAAGATTGCTCCAAAGTGCATCTTGTGTAAAACTTGTAACAAGAGTTTTTTTGAGGACGGCCAGCTCAGCTTCGGGGAGTTTATCCACATCTCTGCCCCGTTTGGTTTCAAGGGAATACCGAAAGCCAAGCAGCTCAATGAACAGATTGCGCGCAATCTCAAGTTCGGCAACAGCCCGCCAGTACTGCCTTCGCTTTATTGCAACAGCAGAATGCATCAGATTATGCCAGACTACATCTGAACACTCTGCAAGTTTTTTGTCTAATTCATTGGTTTTAGGAGTCTTTTCATTTTTCTCCCAAGAAGTACGCATGGCTTCATCTACTGTTCCGGATTTATCAAAGAGCACCTTCCAATTCTTTCGGGTGGCAGCTGCATTGGTGTAGGCCCCATAACCGATGTCAATCTCGAGATAATTATCGGCTAGATATACTTGGAGCCTTCTTTGAGGCATTTGCTTAAAGTATATGAAGTTCAGGCGTTTATTAAGCTGCGAGGAAACATATTCCATAACAGTTTCCAGATTTTCATCACTGTCAATTGCTACTACCATATCCAAATCGGATAACTCGTCGATGTAGCCATATGAACCCGAACCAACGGCGATAAGCGCTACAATATGCTCGTTCTGTTCGGTGAAGGATATTATATAATCCATAACATTTTTTCGGTCGGTTATACTAAATAATGGCATTAATTCTCCCTCCCTCATATTTCATAGATACTTCCTTTTTTAAAAGACATTGTCATCGTGCAAGATCCAACGAGCTGGCGTTCTTATGCATTAAATCTTTTGCCATCCGGAAAACGTTATTAATTCGTCTGCTCCCTTTGCCCGATTTCCTTTATATTACATTTTTTATCTGGCATCGTCAACCAATTTTGGGTGGAGTTAAAATTATTCCGTTTTGTCGTATAGTTAAATAACAATGCTTAACACGGGACAGTTCTACTGTTAAAACTGTTAAGAATGTAACCATGTTAATAATAAAAGGCCTGTGCATTTGTCACAGACCTTTTAATGTTGGTGGAAGCAAACCATATACATTTAAAACCACAATTTCAAAAAAGTCTTATTCAGAATCAATATTTAATTGTTAAAAGAAGAGAATCAGTAGTATTACTATTTCTCCTCTTCATATAATGCTCGGGTTCTTAAATTAATGACTCCAAGCTATAAGTCCATCTTGATACCGTTATTTTTAAGCCATTCTTTTCTGACGCTGTAATCAGGCAACACAGCAGCAACAATGTCCCAAAACTTCTGTGAATGTCCATGTTCCAGCAAGTGGGCCATTTCGTGAACCACAATATAATCCAAAACAGGCGATGGAGCCATTATGCTTTTCCAATTGAATAGCAGCTCTCCCTTGCTCGTGCAGCTTGCCCAACGTTTTTTCTGATCTTTGACCCTTACTTGAGCCGGCTTAACATTAACTTTACTCTGATAATAATTGACTCTTTCTATGATTTTCTCCAGGGCTTTTTGCTTATACCATTGCTCAAGAGCATTATGTATTTCAGCTTCATTCCCGGTAGCCACCACAACCTGAAATTTTCCATTGATTAAGCCAACTCGTGATCGTTCAATTCCTGGCTCGACAGTAACCTGGAGGGAGTAGTTTCTTCCCAGGTACATGAATGACTCTCCATTAACCATTTCTCTCTTAATTGGAATATAAGCCATATCCCGCATTGCAAAAAGCCGCTGGACAATCCAGCTGGCTCTACTTCTTACCTTGTCCAAGATAGCCCTTTCGGATGCACCTTCAGGAGCCACAACATGCACTAAATCAGGGGGCTCAACACTAATCTCCATCGTCTTGCGTCTGGGGGAATATGCAACATCAAATATAATTGTCTTTGTACCGTACTGAAAGGACATTTGCATATATATCTACCTCAATCCAAAACAGCATAGTGCTTCTTTGCCAGCATCAACAGTGGCTGCACTAACTGTTTTCGTACATTCATCTTTATTTGCTTAAAGTATCGGGTGTTCAGCAGCATATAAATGGCCCGTTCAATATCCCCCGTTTTTGTCAGATTTGTCGTCCAATCCACAACATAATTCTGCCGTATGATCTCGGCCACATCTTTAGCGATCCTCTTTGAGAGCTCAATAATATCCTCGCTAATGTATACGGCGGAATCTTCTTTTATACTATTTGCCGCAGCTACGGATTCTTCCGGCTCACTTAAATATTTTTTTATGGTTTCAAAGAAAGCATATTCTTCAACAGACAGTCCCAAAGCATTCGCTTCATGTTGCTCACCCGTTTTTATATGCCCATTTATGAAATCTTCGAGTTTCTTTTTTCGTTCCACCCAGTTGTTCTTGGTCTCCTCCAGAAGCTGTTGCAGCTTTTCCAGCAGGCTAGTGTAATAGACCGGGTTGTCATCCATTTTGACATGGATGACATGCTTAATAGCATGTTCCATAGCTGAAGCAACAGCTTCATCTGACTTAAGCGTTTTCATCCTGGATGAAAAATCCGAATCAAACAGCGTCACTGGAGCAATCCACTGTTGGACTCCCAAAGACTCCAAATGATCCGAAATCAGTTTCCTGACCTTTTCTCCGCAGTCGGCAATATCAAGTTCTTTATCAGGCTCAAAGCGTGCTTTTGCTGCTGCCCGGATATAGCCCAGCCACCGCAGGTCATTGACATACTCTGTCGGTACATGGGCAGGCAGAATCTGTTCCATCGTTGACGCAAAACGCTTATAGGCCAATTCAAACTCGGCGCGCTTGTCTTCGGGCTCAATTTTTCGGACGAGATCATCCAGATTATTTTTCTCTACGCCAACAAACATTGCCATTACAGCTTCACGGTATGACAACATTTGCTTATATATAGAATCTAATGACTCCATAGGCTGACCCAGTTCTTCACGGTCAAAAATAGCCAGAGCCTCCTCCAGAAAATCTGTTACGCCATAATAATCAACAACATAGCCACATTTCTTCTTTTCACCACAAGTTCGGTTCACTCGGGCAATAGCTTGGAGCAAGCCATGCTCTTTAAGAGGCCTATCTAAATACATGACCTGCTCGACAGGGGCATCAAAGCCTGTCAGCAGCATATCCTTGACAATCAGGAAGGCCAGCTTGTCTTTATCAAGAGGTTTGATGAACCTCTTAATGATGGCATCCTGCTCTTCCTTGGTTGCAAAATGTTGCTTTAAGTGCGGCGGATCATTCAGATTGCCTGAGAAAATAATCTTTACATCGAGGTCCTCCCCTATTATAGCCTTCACGTGCTTTTTTAATGCATTGTAATACTTCACACAAGCTTCACGGGACACGCAGACCACCTGGGCCTTGAAGCCGTTAGGGTAAATTTGCTCTTTGTAATGCTGCAGCAAATCCTTGGCAATGTCCTCTATTCTGCTGTCAGCTTCAACAATGGTCCTTTTATTGGCATACTTTTGCTTAATAGCTTCCTTTTCTTCATCCGACTTGTCCTCAAAGGTTTGGTCAAACAATTCCTCCAACGTGTCTGCCTTAATATGTAAATCAGGACGGCGGCCTTCATAAACAATCCTCACAGTTGCTCCATCATCAACAGCCTGCTGGATTGAATATTTATCGATATAACTCCCAAAGGTGCGGGGAGTCGATTTATCTTCTCTGTCAATCGGGGTTCCGGTAAAACCGATAAAAGCAGCATTCGGCAGGGCATCCCTCATGTTTTTCGCCATCCCCGTATACTGGCTTCGATGAGCTTCATCGGCCAATACAATGACATTGGACTTGGTAGTCAGCACAGGGAATTCCTTCTCAAACACCAGAGCCTTACCTTGATTTTTATCATTTAGGATTATGGTATCTTCCTTTTCGGACTGGAATTTATGAATGGTCGTCATAATAATCTGAGGCTGTGCCTTGGACAGCAGATCCTTCAACTCGCTGACCGATTCAGCACGGACAGGGGTTGTGATGCTGGAAAGGGTCCGAACAAAGGTATTGTAAATCTGCTTATCCAAATCAATACGGTCGGTGACAACAACAATAGTAGCATCCATCAGTTCTGAAATCCGGCGGATTTTGCGTGCAAGGAAAACCATAGTCAGTGATTTGCCAGAGCCTTGCGTGTGCCAAACCACACCACCACGACTGATGGAATCTTTTCCATGAATCAACCGATCCAAAGCCTTGTTAACCGCCCGATACTGCTGATAACGGCAGAGCTTTTTTACCTTGGTGCCAGATTCACTGTCAGCTTCAAAAAGTATAAAGTTCCGCATCACATCTAAAAGATTATTCTTTTCCAGCAGCCCTTGCAGAAACAGATTCTGTCCGTTATTTTCAACGTCCTCAATGGATTCCTTTTTAAAAGGGTATGGGTCTTTCCATTCCAAATAATGCCCATACTTCGAGCTGATGGTTCCAGCATAAGCATGGTATTTATTCAGAATCCCAGTAAAAAAGTTGGTATAAAACAGCCTTGGTACACCTTCGACTTTTTCGGAACCACGGGCATCCATATACCGTCGAAGCTGCTCATATGCCTCATACTTGCCCATGTTTTCATTTTTACTCTTCTCCAGAAAAGGTGACTTGCACTCCAAGACGACCACAGGAATCCCATTGACGAACAGCACAATATCCGGAATGGCCTTTTCATTGGGACCCTGTATTTTAAACTGTCTCGTCACCAGAAACTCATTGTTGCTCGGATTCTCCCAGTCAATAAACTTAACGGTGTGATACTTCTTCTGACCACTCCCATCCAAGTCCTGCTCCAAAGCAAATGTCAGGTTGACAAGTACATCATAGATCTTCTCATTTATCTCCAGAAGATTAGTCCCCAGATTTTCAGGGCGAGTCAGTAGACGAACCGCTTTATTAACGTTGCTTTCATCCATCCAGGGATTCAGGCGTTTCAGGGAACGCTCCAGACGCTTTACCAGAATTACTTCCGTCATGGAATCCCTCTCACCCTGTTCAGGGGTTAGCTGATCTCCAGGGATGAATTCATAGCCCAGTTTTTCTTTTATATAATGTATGGCTGGCAACTCTACCAGTGTTTCTTCGTTACCGAGGTATGACATTTTTTCACCTCTATTTATTTTACTCGTATTGCTCCAGTGAGCAATTTCTGCATCAATTCTTTCTTTGTTTCAGATAGTTTCTGCTTTATTGCACATGTTTGATTTATCCTTTCATCAACAGCCGATAAGATTTTCGCAATCTTTATTTGCTCTTCAATAGTAGGAATGGGGATTTTAATCTTCATTACTTCATTTTTTGAGATATTATACCTTGTTGATCCTTGGCCTAATACACTCATAATTTTTCTAACTCTCGCTCCGCGAAATAAGTATTGTGCAAATTCAGGAATCAACACATTAAAATTAAATAGTCTATAACCAAAGCAAAAACTGTTAAGGTATAATTCTTCAACTCTATCAAGCATCACTGAACTCATGCCAACTTCTTCTGGTGTTTCAGACGAAGCTGTAAAAAGAATATCTCCATATTCTACTTTATTTTGCTTTTCTCCTTCTTTAATACTTACATACTCAAATCCGTTTATATCTATTTTTGAATTTTCAAAAACATTCCTATATGTTATGAATGGCTTACCTTTACCAAAATCTTCTTTGGCTTTACCAGACAATCCATTATATGTGCTACCTATTGTGCCTAAAGTTATTACTTCCCAATCTTTAGGAATCCGCCCTATCTCCGTATCCTTAAACTCTGTATGCCCAATTCCCTTTGTCAGAAGCCTCTGCATCAATCCTTTTTTGAGTTCTTTTGTTTTTTCGATCAATGTGTCGGTTTGTTCGATTTGTTTGTCTGCTGTTAAAAGGATGTCGGCAATTTTTTGTTGCTCCACAAATGGGGGAACTAGTACCTGCAATGCTTTTAAGTCTTCAAGTCTTATACCTTTTACAGTTGATCCTTTCCCCATAGATTCAATGGTTTTAGATTGGTTAAGATACCAAAATAATAAATATTTAGCATCTATATTTTCTTTAGGGAAAATCGCCTTTAAATCTTGATTTATTGCCATTGGAACAGTATTAATAAATCCTCTTCCTAAACCCATTCTGGTAGCGATTATGACATTCCCAGAATTTATTAAGTTTGTAGCACTATTCTTAATTGCATCTTCTGTAATATGTTCGATTGTATCTGATTTAAAAATTTTAGAGTCTAAATCTTTTACTGTAGCCCACGGAATATCACCTTCATAGTACTGTGCGTTTTCTCTTGATGGGGTTCCTCCACCAACAATTTTCTCCACACAACTTTCCAAACATTTTAATTCCCATTCCTGCGGTATCTCTCCAATCTCGGTCATTTTATATCCTTCTCTACCCATTATCTTTCATCCATTCTATGCCAGTAGTTTCCTTTAAAATTTGACATGCAGCTTCATTCTTATCCTCAACTTTACTGGTTCCTTCGAAAACATGTTCCCTTGTCTTCAAGTCACTGGAGCATTTAGTCCACGAAATCTTCCCAATCAGCGCCTTCTGGAATTGTAATGGCTACATTTATACTAAAAGAGTTATCGCTTACAAACATGATAGTCTTCCTCAAAAGTTTCTTTTCCAAAGCTCTCTTCACACTTTATCTTTATGCATACTATCAAATCCCCTCAAATCCTAGTTCTTCAAGATATCCATTGAGTTTTTCTTCCGTATCTGCAATCTGCACCTTTAAATCCCGGATGTCCTGCAGAACCTGCTCAATGTCGATCTCCTCTTCCTCCTCGGATGTATCCACATAGCGGCTGATATTGAGGTTATAATCATTCTCCTTGATGGTATCCAAGCTCACCACAGCAGAGAATTTCTCCTTGTCTTCAAAGTCATCAAATGCTTTGGTGATAGCTTTGATATCCTCATCCCGCAGCTTGTTCTTGTTCCCGTTCTTTACAAAACCCTGGCTGGCATCCACAAAAAGAATTTTACCCTTTCGATCCTGCGGTTTATTCTTGTTCATAATCAGCAGTGCCGCTGGAATGCCAGTTCCATAGAAAATATTGCCAGGCAGTCCGATGACCGCTTCAATCAAATCATCCTTTATAAAACCTTCACGGATTTTTCTTTCGGCTCCTCCACGAAATAATACGCCATGGGGAACTACTGTACCCATCTTACCTTTGGCATTCAAACTGGCCACCATGTGAGACACAAATGCCAGATCTCCGTAGCTATGTGGTGGTACACCGTAGACAAAACGATGGTATGGATCTGTCATGGCTTCTTCATAACCCCAGTTTTTCAGAGAGAAAGGAGGATTTGCCAATACCTTGTCAAAGGTCTTCAGTACGCCGCCTTCCAGATGCATCGGATTGCGGATGGTATCACCCTTGCGGATATCAGCCCCTTTCGCATTATGGAATATCATATTCATCTTACAAATCGCCCAGGTTGATAAATTTATTTCCTGTCCGAACAAAGACAGATTCCGAGGATTGCCGCCATGGTCACGAACATATTCGATACTCTTGATGAGCATACCGCCGCTGCCAACAGTCGGGTCGTAAATGCGGTCTCCTTCCTGGGGCTTCAAGATGTTTACAAGCACCTGAACCACTTCGGCTGGCGTATAGAATTCGCCGCCCTTGGCTCCGCCTTCATCTGCAAACTCTTTAATGAGATATTGGTAAGCATCTCCCAACATGTCGGAACTTTCCAAATTATCAGCATCCAGCTGCATGGTATCAAAGAGTAACAGCAACTGTGATAGCTTTTTATCACTAACACGTTCTTTGTCGTTAAAATTTGCAGTAGTCAGAACACCAATCAGTTCAACATTCTTTGGCTCGTCTTCAATGGCCTTGAACGCTTTATCCAGTTCTGGCCCGATATTCAGATTGAGATTTTTAAGATTGGCCCAGCGAGCCCGTTCAGGAACAAAAAACGATTCATAAATATGTGGATCTTCAAGAAGCTCTTCCACTTCATCAACCGGCATACCTTGTTTCAGAAATTCCTGTCTCTTTTTTTCTCTTTCCGCAAAGAACTCATCGTTCATGCGTTTAAGAAATAAAAGATCAAATATATAGTCCTTATACTGGGCAGCGTTTAACTCTCCACGAAGGATATCTGCCGCTTTCCAGAGCTTTGATTCCAATTCTTGCAATGTTAATTTAGACATTATTGTTTACCCCTTGTATATGTATAAATTCAATAATAGTCAATTGTTATTTTAGCACATTTCAACTAGCTTCTAAAGATAACAGCTAAAGTTGTTAACTTGATAGAAATTAAGAAACTGAAGGAATCAATGTAGGGGCTAATCCCTTTACTTTTTCAAATACAAAAAAACTGCACCTGATTTTATCAAAAATCCAGGGCAGTTTTTTTTTGAAATGCTGAAAATCTAATACAATCAGGCTTTTCAGACAAATTTACCTAAAGAGTACAATATTGATGCAATTTAATGATGCACCAAAACTTTGGCCTATGGTGGGGGTGCAACACCTTCCGGGAAGGTACATGGCTATCGTAACCATGTGTGGTAAACTTTTATAACAAGCTGCTTTGCAATCGTCGATCAGTCTGCCGAATTCAGCGTTCACTCACTATATTTATTATATTATTTTTCGCTTTCCCATGTATATGAAATCCAATTGAATAATATCCTCTCCCGTAAGGTAATGCTTTTCAAGAACATTTCCTTCGGGAAACGGAACATATCCGCATTTGTGCAACATTTTTTGACTTCCAATATTGTCAGCATACGCACCGGCATGAAGCTCATCGATTTTCAGTACTTCAATGGCATACTTCGTTGCAAGCGCAAATGCCGATGTCCCATATCCCTTTTGGCGAAAAGGCTTAAAAATCCATATCGCAAGATCCGGCACTGATTCCGGTGGAGATATTCCTACAGAACCGATTATCTCATTAGTTTCTATTAGCTGAATCATTGCGAAAAAACGCTGCTTTGTTTCACTTGCAGAAAACTCCTCGAACGATTCTTCTAGAATGAAATTATAACCTTTCTGGGTTTCGGCATCTTGCCAGTTTTCATATAAAACTCTATCATCGCACTTTTTGTATTCGACTAATCTCAAAATATCATTAGATGTATATATTTTTCTACTCATTATCACTTTCCCTCACTTCTCAGTCACTATTAAATGCTTCATATCTATTTCGTATAAACATAAAAGTTGCTTAGCAGAATTATAGCAAATTATTCCAATGACTTAAAGCCCTTTAGGAAAAGCGGCTAAAGCATTATTAGGTCCTATCGGTAACGCAATGGAAGAGCTGTTAATCTGGAAGATGTGGTACACACATTAGACAGCTTGCTAAATTAACTGAATACACGCAAAGCAGCAACAAAATAAAGATTTTAATTAAGGCTATACCTTTTAATGATTCTTATTGGTGCGATTTAGTGGAGGTGCATTTTTATCAACCAGACAACCTCTCAGTTTCCTGTAGCGCATTGGCAAGACATCAGAAAGCACAAAAAGGCTTCAAAATTAATGTCATGGCCTTGGAAGTTCTTGATTTTACACGATTTATTCAATCAAATACAATAAAGGCCAATCCTGATGGACTGGCCCTTATTGTATCAATCTCTGTTAATAGATATGGTGGAGGCGAGGGGAGTCGAACCCCTGTCCGAAACCGTATCCACAAGAGCTTCTACGGGTGTATCCGATAAATTGCGGCAACCGAGGAATGCCTCGGTGCCCTTTCCATCCCTGCCAAGTCTATCGGCAGACTCTGCAGTTCAGTATCCTTTTAGTTCCG encodes the following:
- a CDS encoding type I restriction-modification system subunit M translates to MSKLTLQELESKLWKAADILRGELNAAQYKDYIFDLLFLKRMNDEFFAEREKKRQEFLKQGMPVDEVEELLEDPHIYESFFVPERARWANLKNLNLNIGPELDKAFKAIEDEPKNVELIGVLTTANFNDKERVSDKKLSQLLLLFDTMQLDADNLESSDMLGDAYQYLIKEFADEGGAKGGEFYTPAEVVQVLVNILKPQEGDRIYDPTVGSGGMLIKSIEYVRDHGGNPRNLSLFGQEINLSTWAICKMNMIFHNAKGADIRKGDTIRNPMHLEGGVLKTFDKVLANPPFSLKNWGYEEAMTDPYHRFVYGVPPHSYGDLAFVSHMVASLNAKGKMGTVVPHGVLFRGGAERKIREGFIKDDLIEAVIGLPGNIFYGTGIPAALLIMNKNKPQDRKGKILFVDASQGFVKNGNKNKLRDEDIKAITKAFDDFEDKEKFSAVVSLDTIKENDYNLNISRYVDTSEEEEEIDIEQVLQDIRDLKVQIADTEEKLNGYLEELGFEGI
- a CDS encoding M48 family metallopeptidase, encoding MQMSFQYGTKTIIFDVAYSPRRKTMEISVEPPDLVHVVAPEGASERAILDKVRSRASWIVQRLFAMRDMAYIPIKREMVNGESFMYLGRNYSLQVTVEPGIERSRVGLINGKFQVVVATGNEAEIHNALEQWYKQKALEKIIERVNYYQSKVNVKPAQVRVKDQKKRWASCTSKGELLFNWKSIMAPSPVLDYIVVHEMAHLLEHGHSQKFWDIVAAVLPDYSVRKEWLKNNGIKMDL
- a CDS encoding GNAT family N-acetyltransferase, whose amino-acid sequence is MSRKIYTSNDILRLVEYKKCDDRVLYENWQDAETQKGYNFILEESFEEFSASETKQRFFAMIQLIETNEIIGSVGISPPESVPDLAIWIFKPFRQKGYGTSAFALATKYAIEVLKIDELHAGAYADNIGSQKMLHKCGYVPFPEGNVLEKHYLTGEDIIQLDFIYMGKRKII
- a CDS encoding type I restriction endonuclease subunit R; translated protein: MSYLGNEETLVELPAIHYIKEKLGYEFIPGDQLTPEQGERDSMTEVILVKRLERSLKRLNPWMDESNVNKAVRLLTRPENLGTNLLEINEKIYDVLVNLTFALEQDLDGSGQKKYHTVKFIDWENPSNNEFLVTRQFKIQGPNEKAIPDIVLFVNGIPVVVLECKSPFLEKSKNENMGKYEAYEQLRRYMDARGSEKVEGVPRLFYTNFFTGILNKYHAYAGTISSKYGHYLEWKDPYPFKKESIEDVENNGQNLFLQGLLEKNNLLDVMRNFILFEADSESGTKVKKLCRYQQYRAVNKALDRLIHGKDSISRGGVVWHTQGSGKSLTMVFLARKIRRISELMDATIVVVTDRIDLDKQIYNTFVRTLSSITTPVRAESVSELKDLLSKAQPQIIMTTIHKFQSEKEDTIILNDKNQGKALVFEKEFPVLTTKSNVIVLADEAHRSQYTGMAKNMRDALPNAAFIGFTGTPIDREDKSTPRTFGSYIDKYSIQQAVDDGATVRIVYEGRRPDLHIKADTLEELFDQTFEDKSDEEKEAIKQKYANKRTIVEADSRIEDIAKDLLQHYKEQIYPNGFKAQVVCVSREACVKYYNALKKHVKAIIGEDLDVKIIFSGNLNDPPHLKQHFATKEEQDAIIKRFIKPLDKDKLAFLIVKDMLLTGFDAPVEQVMYLDRPLKEHGLLQAIARVNRTCGEKKKCGYVVDYYGVTDFLEEALAIFDREELGQPMESLDSIYKQMLSYREAVMAMFVGVEKNNLDDLVRKIEPEDKRAEFELAYKRFASTMEQILPAHVPTEYVNDLRWLGYIRAAAKARFEPDKELDIADCGEKVRKLISDHLESLGVQQWIAPVTLFDSDFSSRMKTLKSDEAVASAMEHAIKHVIHVKMDDNPVYYTSLLEKLQQLLEETKNNWVERKKKLEDFINGHIKTGEQHEANALGLSVEEYAFFETIKKYLSEPEESVAAANSIKEDSAVYISEDIIELSKRIAKDVAEIIRQNYVVDWTTNLTKTGDIERAIYMLLNTRYFKQIKMNVRKQLVQPLLMLAKKHYAVLD
- a CDS encoding restriction endonuclease subunit S — encoded protein: MGREGYKMTEIGEIPQEWELKCLESCVEKIVGGGTPSRENAQYYEGDIPWATVKDLDSKIFKSDTIEHITEDAIKNSATNLINSGNVIIATRMGLGRGFINTVPMAINQDLKAIFPKENIDAKYLLFWYLNQSKTIESMGKGSTVKGIRLEDLKALQVLVPPFVEQQKIADILLTADKQIEQTDTLIEKTKELKKGLMQRLLTKGIGHTEFKDTEIGRIPKDWEVITLGTIGSTYNGLSGKAKEDFGKGKPFITYRNVFENSKIDINGFEYVSIKEGEKQNKVEYGDILFTASSETPEEVGMSSVMLDRVEELYLNSFCFGYRLFNFNVLIPEFAQYLFRGARVRKIMSVLGQGSTRYNISKNEVMKIKIPIPTIEEQIKIAKILSAVDERINQTCAIKQKLSETKKELMQKLLTGAIRVK